From the Kitasatospora viridis genome, one window contains:
- a CDS encoding winged helix-turn-helix transcriptional regulator yields the protein MATSTAAQRRAAAKTEYDAYLADCPARQLLERIGDKWVSLLVNALADGPLRYGELSRRLAGISQKMLTQTLRALERDGLLTRSVTPAVPVQVEYALTPLGAGLLPLLGAVVDWAERNMPEVLAARDRYDGDTNAV from the coding sequence ATGGCCACCAGCACGGCGGCGCAGCGGCGCGCGGCCGCGAAGACGGAGTACGACGCCTACCTGGCCGACTGCCCGGCCCGGCAGTTGCTGGAGCGGATCGGCGACAAGTGGGTCAGCTTGCTGGTGAACGCGCTCGCGGACGGGCCGTTGCGGTACGGCGAGCTGTCCCGCCGGCTGGCCGGGATCAGCCAGAAGATGCTCACCCAGACGCTGCGCGCGCTGGAGCGGGACGGCCTGCTCACCCGCTCCGTGACGCCCGCCGTGCCGGTCCAGGTGGAGTACGCGCTCACTCCGCTGGGCGCCGGCCTGCTGCCGCTGCTGGGTGCGGTGGTCGACTGGGCGGAGCGGAACATGCCCGAGGTGCTGGCGGCCCGCGACCGATACGACGGCGACACGAACGCCGTCTGA
- a CDS encoding NADP-dependent oxidoreductase, with protein MRAVVVHEFGGPQVLEVVDLPEPVPGPGQLAIRVAAAAVNPVDAVTRDGTLAGLGLLPAPAPGTPVGIGWDVAGEVLALGPGTAGFAVGQRVLALRDRLDLPLGSYADHLVLDASAVAPLPDGLPFAEAATLPLNGLTADQALDLLDLPPGATLLVTGAAGAVGGFAVELAARQRGLTVLAQAAPADHAALRAMGAAFVVDRAAPDLAEAVRALVPGGVDGALDTALLGIRALGAVRNRGAFVSVAGGPPPGLRGITVHTVWIAADGAALTRLAGLAAAGELTLRVADVLPLDQAATAHQRLAAGGLRGRLVLVPAPAAAR; from the coding sequence ATGCGCGCGGTGGTGGTGCACGAGTTCGGCGGGCCGCAGGTGCTGGAGGTGGTCGACCTGCCGGAACCGGTGCCCGGCCCGGGGCAGTTGGCGATCCGCGTGGCGGCCGCAGCCGTCAACCCGGTGGACGCGGTCACCAGGGACGGCACGCTGGCCGGGCTCGGCCTGCTGCCCGCGCCCGCACCGGGCACGCCGGTCGGGATCGGCTGGGACGTCGCGGGCGAGGTGCTCGCGCTCGGCCCGGGCACGGCCGGCTTCGCGGTCGGGCAGCGGGTGCTCGCGCTGCGGGACCGGCTGGACCTGCCGCTCGGGAGTTATGCCGATCACCTGGTGCTGGACGCCTCGGCGGTCGCACCGCTTCCCGACGGCCTGCCCTTCGCCGAGGCCGCGACCCTGCCGCTGAACGGCCTGACGGCGGATCAGGCGCTCGACCTGCTCGACCTGCCGCCCGGCGCCACCCTGCTGGTCACCGGGGCGGCGGGCGCGGTCGGCGGCTTCGCGGTGGAACTCGCCGCCCGGCAGCGCGGCCTGACGGTGCTGGCCCAGGCCGCGCCCGCCGACCACGCCGCACTGCGCGCGATGGGCGCCGCCTTCGTGGTGGACCGCGCCGCGCCCGACCTCGCGGAAGCCGTCCGCGCCCTGGTCCCGGGCGGTGTCGACGGAGCCCTGGACACCGCCCTGCTCGGCATCCGCGCGCTCGGCGCGGTGCGCAACCGGGGCGCCTTCGTCTCGGTGGCCGGCGGCCCACCCCCCGGCCTGCGCGGGATCACCGTCCACACGGTGTGGATAGCCGCCGACGGCGCGGCCCTGACCCGCCTGGCCGGCCTCGCGGCGGCGGGCGAGCTGACCCTTCGGGTCGCCGACGTCCTGCCGCTCGACCAGGCCGCGACGGCCCACCAGCGGCTCGCCGCGGGCGGCTTGCGGGGGCGCTTGGTGCTCGTCCCGGCTCCGGCGGCGGCCCGCTGA
- a CDS encoding NAD(P)H-binding protein, with amino-acid sequence MIVVTGATGTVGSKVVVGLRERGESVRALLRDPAARPAEWDEGVQAVAADFADPASLDAALADADVIYLLVAVHPEMEQHELNVIDAAVRSGRRPRIVLHAAAGVEYKPEGIRFLSAHVAAHAHLQASGLPWTVIAPNGFYQNFLGTAAAVKQGNLTAPAGQAPVSWVDVRDVAEAAVAVLATEGHEGAVYTLTGPAGLTHAEIAEQLGAVAGREVAYTDADPQAALAGMLGAGLGQWRAEGIIELYALYAAGTAAAVSSDVEKLTGHPARSFAQFAADHADAFRA; translated from the coding sequence ATGATCGTTGTCACCGGTGCCACCGGCACCGTCGGGTCGAAGGTCGTCGTCGGACTGCGGGAGCGCGGCGAGAGCGTGCGGGCGCTGCTGCGCGACCCGGCCGCGCGGCCGGCCGAGTGGGACGAGGGCGTGCAGGCCGTCGCCGCCGACTTCGCCGACCCGGCGTCGCTGGACGCCGCGCTGGCGGACGCCGACGTGATCTACCTGCTGGTCGCCGTGCACCCGGAGATGGAGCAGCACGAGCTCAACGTGATCGACGCGGCGGTGCGCAGCGGGCGCCGGCCGCGGATCGTGCTGCACGCGGCGGCGGGCGTGGAGTACAAGCCCGAGGGCATCCGGTTCCTGAGCGCGCACGTGGCCGCGCACGCGCACCTGCAGGCCAGTGGCCTGCCGTGGACCGTGATCGCCCCGAACGGCTTCTACCAGAACTTCCTGGGCACGGCCGCTGCCGTCAAGCAGGGCAACCTGACGGCTCCGGCCGGGCAGGCCCCGGTCTCCTGGGTGGACGTGCGCGACGTGGCGGAGGCCGCCGTCGCCGTGCTCGCCACCGAGGGCCACGAGGGCGCCGTCTACACGCTGACCGGCCCGGCCGGCCTGACCCACGCCGAGATCGCCGAGCAGCTGGGCGCCGTGGCCGGCCGCGAGGTGGCCTACACCGACGCCGACCCGCAGGCCGCCCTCGCGGGCATGCTGGGCGCGGGCCTCGGCCAGTGGCGCGCCGAGGGCATCATCGAGCTCTACGCCCTCTACGCCGCCGGCACCGCGGCCGCCGTCAGCTCCGACGTCGAGAAGCTGACCGGCCACCCGGCCCGCTCCTTCGCCCAGTTCGCGGCCGACCACGCGGACGCGTTCCGCGCCTGA
- a CDS encoding DUF4157 domain-containing protein, whose product MRAQDPHPSTERPPAPLPIHNSSAVEQSPAPPSALSPSVLSPSALLGLQRTAGNAAVVQLLRRAGHLGTQAQQEHQHGDGCGHRQTGEAPVQRSAVHEVLNSGGRPLDEVTRTDMEGRLGADFSDVRIHDGITAQRSAAEIGARAYTSGNHVVIGAGGADKHTLAHELTHVIQQRQGPVAGTDNGAGLRVSDPGDRYERAAEENANRAMATSPGIAQSLQRHADPAPAQAPAPSVQRAYNYENPEDPQNLLTVEHWEREAGVTGTKGRKAEVLTKAQNRVDSSGTSGGGKGSSSKGSSSKAKNKASGSKASSSKGSSSSSQPEEQERTIGTIITDIGPGLLAELATKPASAEQLKLYRAMSPLEASSILSYWGTKRQGDTHEFVKSRSGSASDFRKRGHVGMTIGKHLGDIGQAEEYHGRQAAGYEVLLEFELKPGAHEELFKPKHMALGPSYKTELIREAHARSAGDGETPEEFKEATVNEGLRQGYIGVKAEDTEPFSISLAQGGTPAARQVGASQLLFELLIQRITVKGIKGEGIPDHRDVAVGHAVDAYREQSDE is encoded by the coding sequence ATGCGCGCACAGGATCCGCACCCCAGTACCGAACGGCCGCCCGCCCCACTGCCCATCCACAACTCTAGTGCGGTGGAACAGAGTCCCGCGCCCCCGTCGGCACTGTCCCCCTCGGTGTTATCCCCCTCGGCGCTGCTCGGCCTGCAGCGCACCGCCGGTAACGCCGCTGTCGTCCAGCTGCTCCGACGGGCCGGACACCTCGGTACGCAGGCCCAGCAGGAGCACCAGCACGGTGACGGCTGCGGCCACCGGCAGACCGGCGAGGCTCCTGTGCAGCGCTCCGCAGTTCACGAGGTGCTGAACTCGGGAGGTCGGCCCCTGGACGAGGTCACCCGCACCGACATGGAGGGCCGCTTGGGAGCGGATTTCTCCGACGTCCGCATCCATGACGGCATCACCGCCCAACGCTCCGCCGCCGAGATCGGCGCGCGCGCCTACACCTCGGGTAACCACGTCGTCATCGGCGCCGGCGGCGCCGATAAGCACACCCTCGCCCACGAGCTGACCCACGTCATCCAACAGCGGCAAGGCCCGGTCGCCGGCACTGACAACGGCGCCGGCCTGCGAGTCTCCGACCCCGGCGACCGGTATGAGCGCGCGGCCGAGGAAAACGCCAACCGGGCCATGGCAACTAGCCCCGGAATCGCGCAGAGCCTGCAACGCCACGCGGACCCCGCCCCCGCGCAGGCGCCTGCCCCGTCCGTGCAACGTGCCTACAACTATGAGAACCCCGAGGACCCCCAGAACCTCCTGACCGTTGAACACTGGGAACGGGAAGCAGGGGTGACGGGTACAAAGGGGAGGAAGGCCGAAGTCCTCACGAAGGCCCAGAACAGAGTCGACAGCAGCGGAACCTCTGGTGGCGGCAAGGGCAGTAGTAGTAAGGGCAGTAGTAGTAAGGCCAAGAATAAGGCGAGCGGAAGCAAGGCCAGCAGTAGTAAGGGCAGCAGTAGCAGTAGCCAGCCCGAGGAACAAGAGCGCACGATCGGGACCATCATCACGGATATCGGCCCTGGGCTCTTGGCAGAGCTGGCGACGAAGCCCGCGAGTGCCGAACAGTTGAAGCTGTACCGGGCGATGAGCCCCTTGGAGGCGAGCAGCATCCTCAGCTACTGGGGCACGAAGCGGCAGGGCGACACCCACGAGTTCGTGAAATCGCGTAGCGGCTCGGCTTCGGACTTCAGGAAGAGGGGTCATGTCGGCATGACCATCGGCAAGCACCTCGGTGACATCGGTCAGGCTGAGGAATATCACGGCAGGCAGGCGGCGGGTTATGAGGTCCTGCTTGAGTTCGAGTTGAAGCCGGGTGCGCACGAGGAACTGTTCAAGCCGAAGCACATGGCCCTCGGGCCCTCCTACAAGACCGAGTTGATTCGGGAGGCGCACGCCAGGAGTGCCGGTGACGGTGAAACCCCTGAGGAGTTCAAGGAAGCAACGGTCAACGAGGGCCTGCGGCAGGGGTACATCGGAGTCAAGGCGGAGGACACCGAGCCCTTCAGCATCTCCCTCGCGCAGGGCGGTACGCCAGCTGCCAGGCAGGTCGGCGCGAGCCAGTTGCTGTTCGAACTGCTCATCCAGCGCATCACGGTGAAGGGCATCAAGGGAGAAGGAATTCCCGACCATCGTGACGTTGCTGTGGGGCATGCAGTCGATGCCTACCGGGAACAGTCGGACGAGTGA
- a CDS encoding HD domain-containing protein produces MVQENVTNSMSGGSARNVVQAGFVGAVNFYQDRPAAEPVEGDEWARLVHGSAVWQHVADAADAQTYRAGAVAVARELAKLRDEAGERLAGDPWQDPGVVVRFLRNVEWLLGGEALGLSAAEAALLVVAPLLYRVRTLRLAAEFAEVREGGGGEARASYERFAETYDLLTHRAELRPEAEDGIGWWLFHRWLTQHQDLAEPHAVRELLAEAGAGALAETFAVGRVCALLHGIRRGPDVGNREFLGGLKAEDRVAGPGGRGQRVRDRWLSLLLALAYGVSIESTALPDIVAEHLGIPHAVELAQLRDTLERAVWGGTRELPVLRAECRHEAVVEGLREYVARADELLHAVHREWGGELPALPVRLSSDETAPAEGTFARGARFRLDERRVRGLLMGTQLYKDRDLAVRELYQNALDACRYRLARTEYLDRSSAMASYRYEGKIEFEQGVEDGRPYLECRDNGVGMGEAELRGVFSNAGARFAEQLDFKLEQAQWREVEPPVVLYPNSRFGIGVLSYFMLADEIRVRTCRMDAKGQLGPELEVSIFGPGHLFRIVEKARRGQEPGTAVRLYLRELPEDWSAVAVLERLLGIAEFGTVARDGEREVEWEAGQLRSRPPSHSQKHGYNAAGEFVSWSDAPAGAQVIWCETGGALLVDGIFVESSSERGVLSTLTQGLQGAVVNLYGELSPTSMTVDRREVLDDNADQVGALLAAGVDSLIENGRLIPTFEWICALARESTEVADMVAAAASRAGRPLMIDGTEFRTSITGCLPLDPSILHPTHTRNHLVAPEWPDSLLLWRLIAHRPISYLDALSEAYPILSEYRTGLPALPSDVALFPERSSDQSRDIYALTSRIREATARTVSQVDHLMRLRLLSPLIWKPGREVSTSQLLEAAAALRLNIAMTGDLLRSLGLEIPAETLSLAGSIEGNSLLRNNSSNWSWLTPGGEVPPGALADISLHTSTPTSAIALTLAACGLQVTQGAIPEEPSRETVLLLSDGGFGMAPWLDPSKPVSPSQVLAAADSLDWTPSRAAETLSSFGFHVSPLPEDADVADLYLFRILDDEPPSMSVTYENVFFAAEEFYSSLQDTVDRLMEYGIKAPLRLPASPSTIDDSLLSTEGPVSWEDVVLGTPLPFARVVAASAQLPMPPEEIALLINSYGVTTSHQTLPLGLPLATAQELVRLASGNVTLATLLNAHRAIGAPILQIASWLRDMGVPVPDVRETILAALARVPMATRSGDN; encoded by the coding sequence GTGGTGCAGGAGAACGTCACCAACTCGATGAGCGGCGGCAGCGCTCGCAACGTCGTCCAGGCCGGGTTCGTCGGGGCGGTGAACTTCTATCAGGACCGGCCGGCGGCGGAACCAGTCGAGGGCGACGAGTGGGCGCGGCTGGTCCACGGGTCCGCCGTGTGGCAGCACGTCGCCGACGCGGCTGACGCGCAGACGTACCGCGCCGGGGCGGTTGCCGTCGCACGGGAGTTGGCGAAGCTGCGGGACGAGGCGGGCGAGCGGCTGGCCGGGGACCCGTGGCAGGACCCGGGGGTGGTGGTGCGGTTCCTGCGCAACGTCGAGTGGCTGCTCGGCGGGGAGGCGCTGGGACTGTCGGCGGCGGAGGCCGCGCTGCTGGTGGTCGCGCCGCTGCTGTACCGGGTGCGGACACTGCGGCTGGCCGCCGAGTTCGCCGAGGTGCGGGAGGGCGGTGGCGGGGAGGCGCGGGCATCGTACGAACGGTTCGCGGAGACGTACGACCTGCTGACGCACCGCGCCGAGCTGCGGCCCGAGGCGGAGGACGGGATCGGGTGGTGGCTGTTCCACCGCTGGCTGACGCAGCACCAGGACCTCGCGGAGCCGCACGCTGTAAGGGAGTTGCTGGCGGAGGCCGGGGCCGGCGCGCTCGCGGAGACCTTCGCCGTGGGTCGCGTGTGCGCCCTGCTGCACGGGATCCGGCGCGGACCGGACGTGGGGAACCGGGAGTTCCTCGGCGGCCTGAAGGCGGAGGACCGCGTTGCTGGGCCCGGCGGTCGCGGGCAGCGGGTGCGGGACCGGTGGCTCAGCCTGCTGCTGGCGCTCGCCTACGGGGTGTCGATCGAGAGCACCGCACTGCCGGACATCGTGGCGGAGCACCTGGGCATCCCGCACGCGGTGGAGCTGGCACAGCTGCGGGACACCCTGGAGCGGGCGGTGTGGGGCGGCACCCGGGAGCTGCCGGTGCTGCGGGCCGAGTGCCGGCACGAGGCGGTGGTGGAGGGTCTGCGGGAGTACGTGGCGCGGGCAGATGAGTTGCTGCACGCCGTGCACCGGGAGTGGGGCGGTGAGCTGCCTGCGCTGCCCGTGCGGCTCTCGTCCGACGAGACGGCACCGGCGGAGGGCACGTTCGCCCGGGGTGCGCGGTTCCGGCTCGACGAGCGCCGGGTGCGCGGGCTGCTGATGGGCACTCAGCTGTACAAGGACCGGGACTTGGCGGTGCGTGAGCTGTACCAGAACGCGCTCGATGCTTGCCGGTACCGGCTGGCGCGGACCGAGTACCTGGACCGGTCCTCGGCGATGGCGTCGTACCGGTACGAGGGGAAGATCGAGTTCGAGCAGGGTGTGGAGGACGGCCGCCCGTACCTGGAGTGCCGGGACAACGGCGTCGGGATGGGCGAGGCCGAGCTGCGCGGGGTGTTCTCCAACGCGGGGGCGCGGTTCGCCGAGCAGCTGGACTTCAAGCTGGAGCAGGCGCAGTGGCGGGAGGTCGAGCCGCCGGTGGTGCTGTATCCCAACAGCCGTTTCGGGATCGGGGTGTTGAGCTACTTCATGCTCGCGGACGAGATCCGGGTGCGGACCTGCCGGATGGACGCGAAAGGGCAGCTGGGGCCGGAGTTGGAGGTGTCGATCTTCGGGCCGGGGCACCTGTTCCGGATCGTGGAGAAGGCGAGGCGGGGGCAGGAGCCGGGGACTGCGGTGCGGTTGTACCTGCGTGAGCTGCCGGAGGACTGGTCGGCGGTCGCGGTGCTGGAGCGGCTGCTGGGGATCGCGGAGTTCGGGACGGTGGCGCGGGACGGGGAGCGGGAGGTGGAGTGGGAGGCGGGGCAACTCCGCAGCCGACCACCGTCCCATAGTCAGAAGCACGGTTACAACGCTGCTGGAGAGTTCGTCAGTTGGAGCGACGCCCCGGCCGGGGCACAAGTGATCTGGTGCGAGACCGGCGGGGCCCTGCTGGTAGATGGCATCTTCGTAGAGTCATCGTCAGAGCGAGGGGTCCTCTCCACGCTAACCCAGGGCCTACAGGGGGCGGTTGTCAATCTCTACGGCGAACTATCGCCCACGAGCATGACAGTGGATCGACGCGAAGTCCTTGACGACAATGCCGACCAGGTAGGAGCCCTCCTTGCGGCAGGAGTCGACTCGCTGATCGAAAACGGAAGGCTCATCCCCACGTTCGAATGGATCTGTGCGCTGGCCAGAGAGAGCACAGAAGTAGCCGACATGGTGGCAGCGGCAGCCTCCCGGGCCGGTCGCCCCCTGATGATCGATGGCACAGAATTCCGCACCTCGATCACCGGATGCCTTCCTCTTGATCCTTCAATTCTGCATCCCACGCACACAAGAAACCACCTCGTCGCACCAGAATGGCCAGACAGCCTGCTGCTCTGGAGGCTCATCGCCCATCGCCCTATCTCATATCTCGATGCGCTCAGCGAGGCCTACCCAATTCTTTCCGAATACCGAACAGGCCTTCCGGCCCTACCCTCCGATGTCGCACTCTTCCCAGAGAGATCAAGCGATCAAAGTCGGGATATTTACGCGCTCACCAGCCGGATCCGCGAGGCCACCGCTCGTACAGTTTCCCAAGTAGACCATCTCATGCGCCTGAGGCTGCTCTCGCCGCTCATCTGGAAACCGGGACGCGAGGTATCCACCAGTCAGCTCCTGGAAGCAGCCGCAGCACTCCGATTGAATATCGCCATGACCGGCGACCTCCTACGTAGCCTCGGCCTCGAAATCCCCGCAGAGACTCTATCGCTGGCAGGATCCATCGAGGGAAATTCACTCCTCCGCAATAATTCGAGCAACTGGAGCTGGCTGACACCCGGTGGCGAGGTTCCACCCGGCGCACTCGCTGATATCAGCCTCCATACGAGCACCCCGACCTCAGCCATTGCTTTGACACTCGCAGCCTGCGGACTTCAGGTCACCCAGGGAGCGATTCCAGAGGAACCATCCCGAGAAACCGTCCTCCTATTGAGCGACGGCGGCTTCGGAATGGCCCCGTGGCTCGATCCGTCAAAACCCGTCTCACCGAGTCAGGTACTTGCCGCAGCAGACAGCCTTGACTGGACTCCATCGCGCGCAGCTGAGACCCTGTCGAGTTTTGGATTCCACGTTTCTCCACTTCCGGAAGATGCAGACGTAGCCGATCTCTATCTATTTCGCATCCTGGACGACGAGCCACCCAGCATGTCGGTCACCTACGAGAACGTGTTTTTCGCGGCGGAGGAGTTCTACTCTTCCCTTCAGGACACAGTTGATCGACTAATGGAATACGGGATCAAGGCACCGCTCCGACTTCCTGCATCCCCCAGCACAATCGACGACTCCCTCCTCTCGACGGAAGGTCCGGTGTCCTGGGAGGACGTGGTACTGGGGACGCCACTCCCATTCGCGCGTGTCGTCGCCGCCTCGGCACAGCTGCCCATGCCCCCGGAAGAAATCGCCCTTCTGATCAATTCCTACGGGGTCACAACCTCTCATCAGACGCTCCCCCTGGGGCTTCCGCTCGCAACGGCGCAAGAGCTCGTCCGGCTCGCCTCGGGCAACGTCACCCTCGCCACACTTCTCAATGCCCACCGCGCCATCGGAGCCCCCATTCTCCAAATCGCCTCCTGGCTCCGCGACATGGGCGTCCCCGTCCCCGACGTCCGCGAGACGATCCTCGCCGCCCTCGCCCGGGTACCCATGGCCACTCGTTCGGGTGACAACTGA
- a CDS encoding alpha/beta hydrolase family protein, producing MTRIRRTAVAAALALVLPLPITAAGTAFAAAGQAPATTASTPTRQGVQLELPRPTGPHAVGVSMLHLVDQDRPDPWVPSAGPRQLMVSMYYPARPGTGRAAPYMTIEEARLFLDMEGIGSAVPAQVLADTRTYASTDARPEHGRYPLVVLSPGFELPRQTLTGLAVDLASRGYVVALVDHTYEDSGTTFPDGQTLGCALCDLASVTDAENVQSRTEDLSFVLDQLTSRHSPWQYAQLINGKRIGMAGHSLGGNAVTATMAADRRVRAGADLDGRFFVPVPTAGLDGRPVLLLGNPANHAVGGDESSWATDWPSLDGWKRWLTVTGSNHVSFTDVPVLAHEAGIPGVDGSIPAVRAEQLTRDYVAAFFDEQLKGIPQPLLDGPSPADPEVVFQQRP from the coding sequence ATGACTCGCATCCGTCGCACCGCCGTAGCCGCCGCCCTCGCGTTGGTCCTGCCGCTGCCGATCACCGCAGCGGGCACGGCCTTCGCCGCCGCCGGACAGGCCCCCGCCACCACTGCCTCGACCCCGACCCGCCAGGGCGTTCAGCTGGAGCTCCCCCGCCCGACCGGCCCGCACGCGGTCGGCGTCAGCATGCTGCACCTGGTCGACCAGGACCGCCCGGACCCGTGGGTGCCGAGTGCGGGACCGCGGCAGCTGATGGTGTCGATGTACTACCCGGCCCGGCCGGGCACGGGCCGGGCCGCTCCCTACATGACCATCGAGGAGGCTCGGCTCTTCCTGGACATGGAGGGGATCGGCAGCGCGGTCCCGGCGCAGGTGCTCGCCGACACCCGCACCTACGCGTCCACCGACGCCCGCCCGGAGCACGGCAGGTACCCGCTGGTGGTGCTCTCGCCCGGCTTCGAACTGCCGCGCCAGACGCTCACCGGCCTCGCGGTGGACCTGGCCAGCCGCGGCTACGTCGTCGCGCTCGTCGACCACACGTACGAGGACTCCGGCACGACCTTCCCCGATGGGCAGACGCTCGGCTGCGCGCTGTGCGACCTGGCCAGCGTGACGGACGCCGAGAACGTGCAGAGCCGGACCGAGGACCTCTCGTTCGTGCTGGACCAGCTGACCAGCCGCCATTCACCCTGGCAGTACGCACAGTTGATCAACGGCAAGCGGATCGGAATGGCCGGGCACTCGCTCGGCGGCAACGCCGTCACCGCGACCATGGCGGCCGACCGGCGGGTGCGGGCCGGCGCCGACCTGGACGGCAGGTTCTTCGTACCGGTGCCGACCGCCGGTCTCGACGGCCGGCCGGTGCTGCTGCTCGGCAATCCGGCGAACCACGCGGTGGGCGGCGACGAGTCGAGCTGGGCGACGGACTGGCCGTCCCTCGACGGCTGGAAGCGCTGGCTGACTGTCACCGGCTCCAACCACGTCAGCTTCACCGACGTGCCCGTGCTCGCCCATGAGGCGGGCATCCCGGGCGTGGACGGCTCGATCCCGGCGGTGCGCGCCGAGCAGCTGACCCGCGACTACGTCGCGGCCTTCTTCGACGAGCAGCTGAAGGGCATCCCGCAGCCGCTGCTGGATGGTCCGTCGCCGGCCGACCCGGAGGTCGTCTTCCAGCAGCGGCCCTGA
- a CDS encoding DUF4097 family beta strand repeat-containing protein, protein MQKFATTSPVTAVLEVTAGRVQLIAADRNDAVVEVRPANPAKSRDVKAAGQFEVSFADGVLRVHNPQARNQYFGPSGSVEITVQLPSGSGVQGKSAACELRGVGRLGDVVFDGAYHRIKLDEAASLRLTATDGDVEVGRVGGPARITTARGDIRIVEAVRGDFELRTHAGDITVGAATGVSASLDAKTGYGRISNALKNDGTPELTIRATVSAGDITAHSR, encoded by the coding sequence ATGCAGAAGTTCGCCACCACCTCCCCGGTCACCGCGGTCCTGGAGGTCACCGCCGGGCGGGTGCAGCTGATCGCCGCCGACCGCAACGACGCCGTGGTGGAGGTGCGGCCGGCCAACCCGGCCAAGAGCCGCGACGTGAAGGCCGCGGGGCAGTTCGAGGTCAGCTTCGCCGACGGCGTGCTGCGGGTGCACAACCCGCAGGCCCGGAACCAGTACTTCGGCCCCTCCGGCTCCGTCGAGATCACCGTGCAGCTCCCGAGCGGCTCCGGCGTGCAGGGCAAGTCGGCCGCCTGCGAGCTGCGCGGGGTCGGCCGGCTCGGCGACGTGGTCTTCGACGGCGCCTACCACCGCATCAAGCTGGACGAGGCCGCCAGCCTGCGCCTCACCGCGACCGACGGCGACGTCGAGGTCGGCCGGGTCGGCGGGCCCGCCCGGATCACCACCGCCCGCGGTGACATCCGGATCGTCGAGGCGGTCCGCGGCGACTTCGAGCTGCGCACCCACGCCGGCGACATCACCGTCGGCGCCGCCACCGGCGTCTCCGCCTCGCTGGACGCCAAGACCGGCTACGGCCGGATCAGCAACGCCTTGAAGAACGACGGCACCCCCGAGCTGACCATCCGCGCCACCGTCTCCGCCGGTGACATCACCGCCCACAGCCGCTGA
- a CDS encoding RICIN domain-containing protein, which yields MTLLPGRKAQQLRFLAVLFAVFGLALGLLSSPLATAPAHAANPAATTSCTDPTTCIQFQSLSNGRYLDAQNGNTTDGVYIVTNSAPGYHENWHLAVDQSDSSFNIVNNDTGKCIDIGWLPTQQNTCAGQASQKWYFQPAANGGTGYMIRHEGDNNCLDLLQGAQYDDAWTDAYSCNGTINQLWTAPPQAHDLAVAHAAAACQKNTASCTWSETSEAPAAPLPKICVSSVWFNNTSGPINQTFGVSQMTGWSDTLSSTVSEQLDIGTLLGLTAKISTTLSVTATSVWNGSSTVNNQVSVPVPSQQYGWVTLSELAKKVTGTWTFDAQGFPWTAADTVSVPLASDPSGGATVYVANTSPTFSTCS from the coding sequence ATGACGCTCCTCCCGGGCCGCAAGGCCCAGCAGTTACGGTTCCTCGCCGTCCTCTTCGCGGTGTTCGGGCTGGCCCTCGGCCTGCTCAGCTCGCCGCTGGCGACCGCTCCGGCGCACGCCGCGAACCCCGCCGCCACCACGAGCTGTACCGACCCGACCACCTGCATCCAGTTCCAGTCGCTGAGCAACGGGCGCTACCTGGACGCGCAGAACGGCAACACCACCGACGGCGTCTACATCGTCACCAACTCGGCGCCCGGATACCACGAGAACTGGCACCTGGCCGTCGACCAGTCCGACTCCTCGTTCAACATCGTCAACAACGACACCGGCAAGTGCATCGACATCGGGTGGCTGCCGACGCAGCAGAACACCTGCGCGGGGCAGGCGAGCCAGAAGTGGTACTTCCAGCCGGCCGCGAACGGCGGGACGGGCTACATGATCCGCCACGAAGGCGACAACAACTGCCTCGACCTGCTGCAGGGCGCCCAGTACGACGACGCGTGGACCGACGCCTACAGCTGCAACGGCACCATCAACCAGCTGTGGACCGCTCCCCCGCAGGCCCATGACCTCGCGGTGGCGCACGCCGCGGCGGCCTGCCAGAAGAACACCGCCAGCTGCACCTGGTCCGAGACGAGCGAGGCTCCGGCGGCGCCGCTGCCGAAGATCTGCGTCTCCTCGGTCTGGTTCAACAACACCAGCGGGCCGATCAACCAGACCTTCGGGGTGAGCCAGATGACCGGCTGGTCGGACACGCTCAGCTCGACCGTCTCGGAGCAGCTCGACATCGGCACGCTGCTCGGCCTGACCGCCAAGATCTCCACCACCCTCTCGGTCACGGCGACCTCCGTGTGGAACGGCTCCAGCACCGTCAACAACCAGGTGTCGGTGCCCGTGCCCAGCCAGCAGTACGGCTGGGTGACGCTGTCCGAGCTGGCCAAGAAGGTGACCGGCACCTGGACCTTCGACGCCCAGGGCTTCCCGTGGACCGCCGCCGACACCGTGTCCGTCCCGCTCGCCTCCGACCCGAGCGGCGGCGCGACCGTCTACGTCGCCAACACCAGCCCGACGTTCAGCACCTGTAGCTGA
- a CDS encoding DUF397 domain-containing protein produces the protein MMPRTQWRKSSYSGGTANDCVEVALAHPAVRDSKDPDGPALVFTPDAWSAFLTELQSTTTPLL, from the coding sequence ATGATGCCCCGAACTCAATGGCGCAAGTCCTCCTACAGCGGTGGCACCGCCAACGACTGCGTCGAAGTCGCCCTCGCCCACCCCGCCGTGCGGGACTCCAAGGACCCCGACGGGCCGGCGCTCGTCTTCACTCCTGACGCCTGGTCAGCGTTCCTGACCGAACTCCAGTCCACAACAACGCCCTTGCTGTGA